The nucleotide sequence TCCAGGGCGGCGCGAGCAATCATCGCTCCGTCGAATCCGTACAGAGCACACTTTGCCTCTCCGTCTTGTCGCGACAGGATGGAACCGTTCAGAACAAAGCAGATACCCTCAAAGGCGGTGTCGGATCTGCAAGtccgcaccacctctgccgcacgGCTGTACAGTGGAGCCTGCTCAGACCGCTGGTTGGGGGTGCGGGCATGAACGGTGATGGCGTGCAGGACAGGACTCGTCGGCGTgtggtgcgccgccgtcagcatCCCTCGCAGCATCTCCACAGTGTCCTCCGTAGTCTCCTTAAGACGTGTCTTGAGGCTCACAGCGACACGCCTGCCGCCCCGGGCCTCCACACTTGCGTTGCTGTTCACAGCGTCATGCACGGCCTGCACAATCGCCCCGCCCACCTCCGGCCGCTTCATCAGCGCAGCGCCGAAGCCGTTCTGCACACTAAACTTCTTTGGGCACCCCATGTTGACGTCGATGCCGTCAATGTCATCGCTGCACACAagtgccgcagccgcaccaaGCTCAGCGTCTGCGACGCCAAGTTGCAGCACAATGCGAGGGGAAGTGATGCACTCTGCCTTGGGCCCGGCGTAGGTGGTGGCGCCACGCATAGGTATGCTCAGTACAACAGAACGCTTGTAGGTGTTTTTGAAAGCGTCGTAGGAAACATATTCGGCCATTGGCGTGTCTACTGTGGGGTAGTGCACCACCTCGCGCCGGCACGTCGCAAGCTTggcggccaccacctcctctgtgAAGACGACATCAGCACCGTGAGCGCCGCACAGGGCGCGAAAGCCAGggctgcacacgcgcaccatcGGCGCCAGTATCGCCTTTTGGTAGAACATTGACTCCTCCACCCTCATCACTGCAGCGAGTGCGTGCGAGAGGGACGCGGTGGCGTGGATATCCAATTTGGCATGTAAAACTACCCGTCCCTCCAGTAAACAGCTGCACGTCAGCACGGGCGTACGTATGATACGTGTTTTGCTTGGATAACTAATAAGAGAGGCAGACGCGCCGCACGTCAAATAAGGAGAGCGGCGTAGGcaatgggggggggggggggcaacaaGGAACGCGCCgtgcaaaagaaaaacaataCGCCAAAAATGGAagcgggaggaagagagacttGAATTGACATCACCAGAAGACGATGGGCGTGACAGTCTTTATTGAGCCCCACAGAAGCGAAGAAGCGTATGCTGTTTGGCCCTCAACACCAAGAGGAGCTTGCGAGAGACACAGTAATTTTTACAACCCAGCTGCCAGGGaaggaaagacacacacacacacacgcgcgcgctctgTTGCCACAACAACCTGTCACAAGAACAATAGCCACGACAGATGTGGGGTGCACTCTGCAATGGAGGAGCTGAGCGCACCACTATGCTTAGCGGCGCACTTCGCGTTGTTGATGTAAAGCATATATATGCTTCTTACGAGTTTGTTTGCCTTCGGTTTGAAtggaaaaggaaggaaatacagaagaaaaagaaacacagcGAGGACGCGGATTAAAGGAAAACAACGTGCgtccctttttctttcctttttttgaGGTGCTAAatgagaaaggagagggtgcgagtgctgcggctgtggaggATTATGGTGAGAATCATGTGGGCAAAAGTCTCGAAATCCCCTCAGGAGGCGTAGGAAGACACACAGCGACAGCCGACAATCACACTCAGACATGCgtaggggaagggagagggacatAGATAATTGCTAGCGAAGGTATTAAACAAggaatatatatatatacatatatatatgtgtgtgtgtatgggtgtgggtgtgggtgtccaCACATCAAAGACGCCAACGAAAACAAAGGACTACACGAGAAAAAGCAAAGATGCGGATTTGGTGCCAAAGAAACAAAGTGGCACGGACGGAAAGCGCAAAAAATCACGaccagagaagagaggaacgTATGCAGAAACTCGAGTGTATAGAAGGGGAGCTAATTGGGGAAAGCAGACAAAGAAAGAAGTGGCGGAAGAAAATCCTTACAACGCCAGAGCTGCATTATACGCGTCGAACATCCCCTCGcatcccccacccctctccccttggctctttctctttccgtacccttgttttttttttctcattcTATGTCCCTCCATACACGTTTGGCCACCTGCTACTACTTCAACCAGCAACGGGGATCAGCAATGTGCTCCTCTCGCTTGCCTCCTTCCGTCCTCACATTCATTCCTGCTTCAAAGCCAGGCcaacaacaaacaaaaaaaaaacgacaacAGCAATAGAGAAAAAGCAACATGGTAGCCTGACGTCCATCGCTTTCGTCCGCGGCTCTTCATCACAGTCGTCGCCACcggttgttgttgctgctgctgcatcccTAATTGCCTACCAACACCGCGCGCAAAGAAagtggagagaaagacgtgaatagaaaagagagaaaggaggtggcgcactTGCACATGCACATCGCACGAGCAATACCACAATACgcaacatacacacacacagagagagagagagagacatacaCCCATACAATAAAATAGACAAGGAGAGCAGGTGTAAAAGTGGAGTGCTTCACTCAGCATTGAGGTAGACGCCAAACTCGTGGAAGTCGCGGTCGAACTCGGCTTCGATCTCGGCGAACGTGTAGGCCGGACCCTCATCTGCGGCCGGCTCATCAGTCCAGTCTGGGTGCATCACCAGCCAAGGGCGGTTGTGTACGTAGAACCACTGCTGGCACATGGGACACTT is from Leishmania panamensis strain MHOM/PA/94/PSC-1 chromosome 35 sequence and encodes:
- a CDS encoding dihydrouridine synthase domain protein-like protein (TriTrypDB/GeneDB-style sysID: LpmP.35.0470); amino-acid sequence: MRVEESMFYQKAILAPMVRVCSPGFRALCGAHGADVVFTEEVVAAKLATCRREVVHYPTVDTPMAEYVSYDAFKNTYKRSVVLSIPMRGATTYAGPKAECITSPRIVLQLGVADAELGAAAALVCSDDIDGIDVNMGCPKKFSVQNGFGAALMKRPEVGGAIVQAVHDAVNSNASVEARGGRRVAVSLKTRLKETTEDTVEMLRGMLTAAHHTPTSPVLHAITVHARTPNQRSEQAPLYSRAAEVVRTCRSDTAFEGICFVLNGSILSRQDGEAKCALYGFDGAMIARAALEDARCFHREGRELPTSSAADEGEAQLAEDAKEYAMSIMKELFFYSVRYRTLFHNFKYHLTRAFPVVKVLKPLMKVVQLDLRSYADCYEFFRLSVEERALIDSCAQTMELFAAKSVPVLKRAATPPAASDEYGELAHKLARVEGMAKAST